GCTGAAGTCGGTGACGCCGTCCGGGCTCAGCTCGATGATGCGCGTGGCCAGGGACGATACGAACTCACGGTCGTGGCTGACGAAGATCAGCGTGCCGGGATAGTTTTCCAGCGCCAGGTTCAGCGCCTCGATCGATTCCATGTCCAAGTGGTTGGTCGGTTCGTCCATGATCAGAACGTTCGGCTTTTGCAGGATCAGCTTGCCGAAGAGCATGCGACCTTGTTCACCACCGGAGATCACCTTGACCGACTTGAGGATCTCGTCGTTGGAGAACAGCATGCGGCCCAAAGTACCGCGAATCATCTGCTCGCCCTGAGTCCACTGACCCATCCAGTCGAACAGGGTGACGTCGTCTTCGAAGTCGTGCGCGTGGTCCTGGGCGTAGTAGCCCAGTTCCGCAGCGTCGGTCCACTTGACGCTACCGGCATCCGGGGTCAGTTCGTTGACCAGGGTGCGCAGCAGAGTGGTCTTGCCGATACCGTTCGGGCCGATGATCGCCACGCGCTCGCCCGCTTCAACCTGGAAGCTGAAGTCTTTGAACAACGGCTTGCCGTCGAAACCTTTGGCCATCTTTTCGACCATCACCGCCTGGCGGTGCAGCTTCTTGTTCTGATCGAAGCGGATGAACGGGCTGACACGGCTAGAAGGCTTGACTTCGGCCAGTTGGATCTTGTCGATCGCCTTGGCGCGGGAAGTGGCCTGCTTGGCTTTCGAGGCGTTCGCCGAGAAGCGGCTGACGAACGATTGCAGTTCGGAAATCTGTGCTTTCTTCTTGGCGTTGTCCGACAGCAGTTGCTCGCGGGACTGGGTCGCCACGGTCATGTACTCGTCGTAGTTGCCCGGGAACAGACGCAGCTCGCCGTAGTCCAGGTCAGCCATGTGTGTGCACACGCTGTTCAGGAAGTGACGGTCGTGAGAGATGATGATCATCAGGCTGTTACGCTGGGTCAGGATGTTTTCCAGCCAGCGAATGGTGTTGATGTCCAGGTGGTTGGTCGGTTCGTCGAGCAACAGCACTTCCGGATCGGAGAACAGAGCCTGCGCCAGCAATACACGCAGCTTCCAGCCTGGCGATACTTCGCTCATCGGGCCGAAATGCTGCTCGATGCCGATACCCAGACCGAGCAGCAGTTCACCGGCACGGGATTCGGCGGTGTAGCCGT
The sequence above is drawn from the Pseudomonas sp. FP2196 genome and encodes:
- a CDS encoding ABC-F family ATPase, which produces MISTANITMQFGAKPLFENVSVKFGAGNRYGLIGANGCGKSTFMKILGGDLDPSGGQVMLEPNVRLGKLRQDQFAYEEFTVIDTVIMGHEELWKVKAERDRIYSLPEMSEEDGMAVAELETEFAEMDGYTAESRAGELLLGLGIGIEQHFGPMSEVSPGWKLRVLLAQALFSDPEVLLLDEPTNHLDINTIRWLENILTQRNSLMIIISHDRHFLNSVCTHMADLDYGELRLFPGNYDEYMTVATQSREQLLSDNAKKKAQISELQSFVSRFSANASKAKQATSRAKAIDKIQLAEVKPSSRVSPFIRFDQNKKLHRQAVMVEKMAKGFDGKPLFKDFSFQVEAGERVAIIGPNGIGKTTLLRTLVNELTPDAGSVKWTDAAELGYYAQDHAHDFEDDVTLFDWMGQWTQGEQMIRGTLGRMLFSNDEILKSVKVISGGEQGRMLFGKLILQKPNVLIMDEPTNHLDMESIEALNLALENYPGTLIFVSHDREFVSSLATRIIELSPDGVTDFSGTYDDYLRSQGVVF